The Vibrio gallaecicus genome contains a region encoding:
- a CDS encoding ABC transporter ATP-binding protein, whose product MSKEFGQLLVEGKNVVKDFPISSTTIQTPMMRAINDVSFKMYKSRGLAVVGESGSGKSTTAKMIAKMYAPSGGTIEYKGRDIQDISSRKDLMHYREGVQMVWQDPFGSLNPTHNIFHHIARPLLIHKKVTPGNKKELEERVYDLLEQVGLVPPKETAEKYPHQLSGGQRQRVNLARNIAVGAEVVLADEPTSMLDVSIRAGVLNLMEEMKFEKQMSLLYITHDIATARYIAEDLSVMYVGHMVEWGDTDDVIANPQHPYTQLLVSAVPDPKKSIHEKLAGNKGEIPLWTPESAGCPFAGRCTQVMDKCKERLPGVTQLADNHFVRCYLHES is encoded by the coding sequence ATGAGCAAAGAATTCGGTCAATTATTGGTAGAAGGCAAGAATGTCGTAAAAGACTTCCCAATAAGCAGTACCACCATACAAACCCCTATGATGCGTGCAATCAATGACGTGTCTTTCAAAATGTATAAAAGCCGCGGTTTGGCTGTAGTTGGTGAATCCGGCTCAGGTAAATCAACAACGGCTAAAATGATTGCCAAAATGTACGCTCCATCAGGCGGAACCATTGAGTACAAAGGTCGTGATATACAAGATATTTCAAGTAGAAAAGATCTTATGCACTACCGCGAAGGTGTGCAGATGGTTTGGCAAGACCCGTTTGGCTCTCTAAACCCAACTCACAATATTTTTCACCACATTGCTCGTCCACTGCTTATCCATAAGAAAGTGACTCCGGGTAATAAGAAAGAGCTTGAAGAGCGAGTTTACGATCTTCTTGAGCAAGTTGGTCTTGTTCCGCCAAAAGAAACCGCAGAAAAGTACCCTCACCAGCTTTCTGGCGGTCAACGTCAACGTGTCAACTTGGCTCGTAACATTGCAGTCGGAGCTGAGGTTGTTTTAGCGGATGAACCGACATCAATGCTAGATGTATCGATTCGAGCTGGTGTTTTAAACTTAATGGAAGAAATGAAGTTTGAGAAACAAATGTCTCTGCTTTATATCACTCACGACATCGCAACGGCACGTTACATTGCTGAAGACCTTTCAGTTATGTATGTCGGTCACATGGTTGAATGGGGCGATACTGATGACGTCATCGCTAATCCACAACACCCATACACTCAACTTCTTGTTTCAGCAGTGCCAGATCCTAAAAAGTCGATCCATGAAAAACTTGCAGGTAACAAAGGTGAAATTCCTCTTTGGACACCAGAATCAGCAGGTTGTCCTTTCGCAGGTCGTTGTACTCAAGTCATGGATAAATGTAAAGAACGCTTACCAGGTGTCACTCAATTAGCTGATAACCACTTTGTACGCTGCTACTTGCACGAAAGCTAA